In a single window of the Lagenorhynchus albirostris chromosome 19, mLagAlb1.1, whole genome shotgun sequence genome:
- the SSC5D gene encoding soluble scavenger receptor cysteine-rich domain-containing protein SSC5D isoform X1: MRVLACLLVALMGIQAVEWLRLADGPHGCAGRLEVWHGGRWGTVCDDGWDLRDAAVACRELGCGGALAAPGGAFFGEGAGPVWLSELACRGGEQQLGLCPHRGWKAHICSHEEDAGVVCAGQRVSDSRDWDDSPSVLDGDPWPGLSGELSPGSEEAPVMPAPRPAGTPQSGSRKKSPRPPKPAKSTRAPLLTAGAPRQERLRLVSGPHGCAGRLEVWHGGRWGTVCDDGWDLRDAAVACRELGCGGALAAPGGARFGPGAGPVWMDDVGCGGGEQALRDCPRSPWGRSNCDHSEDAGLVCTGPAPRLRLADGPHGCAGRLEVWHSGRWGSVCDDAWDLRDAAVACHELGCGAALAAPGGAFFGEGAGPILLDDLRCRGNETALRFCPARPWGQHDCHHREDAGAVCDGMPLGYVPPTAPAVGSNSSRPRETASRPPPPTVSQAARIAGISPPPASPAAPQEPGPEAGSPQLRLVAGPSRCSGRLEVWHGGRWGTVCDDSWDLRDSAVVCRELGCGGPRQPDPAAGRFGWGAGPIWLDDVRCVGTEASLADCPAAPWGKHNCAHNEDVGVTCTGTPGLDSISDPFSWSWIPGLGRDPDAWLPGELATKPSVRRTPSVPEKTTTKAPGKIPKSTKKWVTKNAKRPTTQPAVIPTTKHSRATGTQSPPELTSLATTTPTTEASRRPTSEFTTRLTTEDPHRLTSHTTERRTPRVPRERTSKTLATPTTQGPRELTSEATLEPLAEIPGVGTPESSKDPAPSPTGASAGLFRVRLADGPNRCAGRLEVWHAGRWGTVCDDSWDLRDGMVACWELGCGRVRPRVGKTHYGPGTGPIWLDDVGCKGSEASLSDCPARAWGQHNCDHEEDVGLTCTGYADEEDYPPWTWDPTSGEDLAKGTTAAAVPAHALPGGTAGSTGAPSPTTRRLPSTGGEDGYEPSWTWDTPSGEVPAKGTPTAGIPGPSGTAGTIRSPGHPSVAPRVRGDTGSLRKPWPERRLRPTAARTAPPTTSPAPSASPGPPGPVLTSDSAPQLIPTAASTPEVTSDPPATLPPSPDPASWMNSHRTLTTPGLTLSTPDATVFPALTPGLSPTPPPTMPKELTSDPSAPAVVTRLSPTSELTPESDTTPVWDTSPYPNTTPEPSSFPDPSTSPHPTTIPHSTMTSHPTTTSHPTTTLYPTTTPHSKTSHPTTTPYPTMTSHPTATPYPTPTPHSTTTSHPTTTPPPITTAQPITTPYSTTTPQPTTTPQPTTTPYPTTTSHPTTAPYPTMTSHTTATPYPTPTPHSTSTPHPTTAPPPITSAQPITTPYPTTTPHPTTTPQPTTTPPPITSAQPITTPYPATTPHLTTTAYPTMTPHPTSTPMVTAKSLLTSLGTELPFPSSAPTVKPSPHPRLTFTGAPHPSTSQMWSLEPCPATESSPCRPSPAPSVDTLSTENFKPPTSQSPKVTSPPTQTPHSASDPTVTPDLHLSPMAPPLDQPPPDRFTLGPTPGQSPGPLGPCEAPVPPVRVMACDPPALVELVAAVRDVGSQLQRLTQALERDQQERHALGLGLTQLVEAAQGLGQLGEVVKRLAEVAWPPSTPAPTTTTPEEEERPLRGDV, encoded by the exons ATGAGGGTCTTGGCCTGCCTCCTCG TGGCTCTGATGGGGATCCAGGCTGTTG AGTGGCTGCGTCTGGCCGATGGCCCCCACGGGTGCGCGGGCCGCCTGGAGGTGTGGCACGGCGGGCGCTGGGGCACCGTGTGCGACGATGGCTGGGACCTGAGGGATGCTGCTGTGGCCTGCCGCGAGCTGGGCTGTGGGGGCGCGCTGGCTGCCCCTGGAGGCGCCTTCTTCGGGGAGGGCGCGGGGCCCGTGTGGCTGAGCGAGCTGGCCTGCCGGGGCGGTGAGCAGCAGCTGGGCCTCTGCCCCCACCGCGGCTGGAAGGCCCACATCTGCTCCCACGAGGAGGACGCAGGCGTCGTCTGTGCAG GTCAGCGTGTGTCGGACTCCAGGGATTGGGACGACTCACCTTCAGTCCTGGATGGGGACCCCTGGCCGGGGCTGTCTGGGGAGCTGAGCCCCGGCTCTGAGGAGGCCCCGGTGATGCCTG CTCCCCGCCCAGCCGGGACCCCCCAGAGCGGCTCCCGGAAGAAGAGCCCCCGGCCGCCCAAGCCTGCCAAGTCCACTAGGGCCCCTTTGCTGACTGCCGGAGCCCCCCGCCAGG AGCGGCTGCGCCTGGTCTCCGGCCCCCACGGGTGCGCCGGCCGCCTGGAGGTGTGGCACGGCGGGCGCTGGGGCACGGTGTGCGATGACGGCTGGGACCTGCGGGACGCCGCCGTGGCCTGCCGCGAGCTGGGCTGCGGGGGTGCGCTGGCCGCCCCCGGCGGGGCCCGGTTCGGCCCGGGCGCAGGGCCCGTGTGGATGGACGACGTGGGGTGCGGAGGCGGGGAGCAGGCCCTGCGGGACTGTCCCCGAAGCCCCTGGGGCCGGAGCAACTGTGACCACAGCGAGGACGCAGGACTGGTCTGCACCG GCCCGGCCCCCAGGCTGCGTCTGGCAGACGGCCCCCACGGGTGCGCGGGCCGCCTGGAGGTGTGGCACAGCGGGCGCTGGGGGTCCGTGTGTGACGATGCTTGGGACCTACGGGACGCCGCTGTGGCCTGCCACGAGCTGGGCTGCGGGGCCGCGCTGGCTGCCCCTGGAGGCGCCTTCTTCGGGGAGGGGGCTGGACCCATCCTCCTGGACGATCTTCGCTGTCGGGGAAACGAGACGGCCTTGCGCTTCTGCCCTGCGCGGCCCTGGGGCCAGCATGACTGTCATCACCGGGAGGATGCTGGGGCCGTGTGTGACG GTATGCCTCTGGGATATGTCCCTCCCACGGCCCCCGCGGTGGGCAGCAACAGCTCCAGGCCCAGGGAGACTGCATCCAGGCCCCCGCCCCCCACGGTGAGCCAGGCTGCGCGGATAGCAGGCATTTCACCTCCGCCCGCCTCCCCTGCGGCCCCTCAGGAGCCTGGGCCGGAAGCTG GGTCCCCCCAGCTGCGCCTGGTGGCCGGGCCCAGCAGGTGCTCAGGCCGGCTGGAGGTGTGGCACGGTGGGCGCTGGGGGACCGTGTGTGACGACAGCTGGGACCTGCGGGACTCGGCTGTGGTCTGCCGGGAGCTGGGCTGCGGTGGACCTCGGCAGCCAGACCCTGCTGCCGGCCGCTTTGGCTGGGGCGCTGGCCCCATCTGGCTGGACGACGTGAGGTGTGTGGGGACCGAGGCTTCCCTCGCTGACTGCCCTGCCGCTCCCTGGGGGAAGCACAACTGTGCTCACAACGAGGACGTTGGAGTTACCTGCACTG GGACCCCCGGCCTGGACTCCATCTCAGACCCCTTCAGTTGGAGCTGGATCCCTGGCCTGGGTAGAGATCCAGACGCCTGGCTCCCAGGGGAGCTGGCCACCAAGCCCTCTGTGAGGCGGACCCCCAGCGTTCCTGAGAAAACCACCACCAAGGCCCCAGGGAAGATACCCAAAAGCACAAAGAAGTGGGTGACCAAAAACGCAAAGAGACCGACCACTCAGCCCGCCGTGATACCAACCACTAAGCACTCCAGGGCCACGGGCACCCAGAGTCCCCCAGAACTGACCTCACTGGCCACCACCACTCCGACCACTGAGGCCTCCCGAAGACCAACCTCTGAGTTTACCACCAGGCTGACCACAGAGGACCCTCACAGGCTGACCTCACACACCACCGAAAGGCGGACTCCCCGGGTCCCCCGGGAACGGACCTCTAAGACCCTGGCAACACCGACCACCCAGGGCCCCCGAGAACTGACCTCTGAGGCCACCTTGGAGCCATTGGCCGAGATCCCAGGAGTAGGTACTCCAGAGTCCTCCAAagacccagccccctcccccactggggCATCAG CAGGCCTGTTCCGGGTTCGTCTGGCTGATGGGCCCAACCGGTGCGCCGGACGGCTGGAGGTGTGGCACGCTGGACGCTGGGGGACAGTGTGTGATGACAGCTGGGACCTGCGGGATGGCATGGTGGCCTGCTGGGAGCTGGGCTGCGGAAGGGTTAGGCCCCGAGTGGGCAAAACCCACTACGGCCCTGGCACCGGGCCCATCTGGCTGGATGACGTGGGCTGCAAGGGAAGTGAGGCCTCGCTGAGCGACTGCCCCGCTAGGGCGTGGGGACAGCACAACTGTGACCACGAGGAGGACGTGGGGCTCACCTGCACTG GCTATGCAGATGAGGAAGACTATCCGCCCTGGACCTGGGACCCCACCTCAGGAGAGGACCTGGCCAAGGGGACCACCGCGGCAGCGGTGCCTGCACACGCCCTCCCCGGGGGCACGGCTGGGAGCACAGGGGCCCCCTCCCCAACGACGAGGCGCCTTCCAAGCACAG GTGGCGAGGATGGTTATGAGCCTTCCTGGACATGGGATACACCTTCAGGAGAGGTCCCAGCCAAGGGGACCCCCACCGCAGGCATACCTGGACCCTCTGGGACCGCCGGCACCATCAGGAGCCCAGGCCATCCCTCTGTAGCTCCAAGGGTCCGTGGGGATACAG GTTCACTGAGGAAACCGTGGCCCGAGCGACGGCTGCGGCCCACAGCGGCCAGGACTGCGCCCCCCACCACTTCCCCAGCTCCCTCCGCCTCGCCGGGGCCCCCGGGCCCTGTCCTGACCTCTGACTCCGCGCCGCAGCTCATCCCCACAGCAGCTTCAACGCCGGAGGTGACCTCTGACCCTCCCGCCACTTTGCCGCCCAGCCCAGACCCGGCCTCCTGGATGAACTCTCACCGCACCTTGACAACCCCTGGCCTTACCTTGTCCACCCCTGATGCCACCGTGTTTCCAGCGCTGACCCCTGGGCTTTCACCCACTCCACCACCCACCATGCCCAAAGAACTGACCTCTGACCCCTCTGCACCGGCGGTGGTGACCCGCCTTTCCCCTACCTCAGAGCTGACACCAGAGTCTGACACAACCCCAGTCTGGGACACATCTCCATACCCCAACACAACTCCAGAACCTTCTAGTTTCCCAGACCCTTCCACAAGTCCTCACCCCACTACCATCCCTCACTCCACCATGACCTCTCACCCTACCACGACCTCTCACCCCACTACCACCCTTTACCCCACCACGACCCCTCACTCCAAGACCTCTCACCCCACCACAACCCCTTATCCCACCATGACCTCTCACCCCACTGCCACCccttaccccacccccacccctcactcTACCACAACCTCTCACCCCACCACGACCCCTCCTCCCATCACCACTGCTCAACCTATCACAACCCCTTACTCAACCACAACCCCTCAACCCACCACGACCCCTCAACCCACCACGACCCCTTATCCCACCACGACCTCTCACCCCACCACAGCCCCTTATCCCACCATGACCTCTCACACCACCGCCACCccttaccccacccccacccctcactcTACCTCAACCCCTCACCCCACCACAGCCCCTCCTCCCATCACCAGTGCTCAACCTATCACAACCCCTTACCCAACCACAACCCCTCACCCCACCACGACCCCGCAACCCACCACAACCCCTCCTCCCATCACCAGTGCTCAACCCATCACAACCCCTTACCCTGCCACGACCCCTCACCTCACCACCACTGCTTACCCCACCATGACTCCTCACCCCACCTCAACCCCTATGGTCACTGCCAAGTCCCTTCTAACTTCCTTGGGAACAGaacttccctttccctcttcagCACCAACAGTCAAGCCCAGCCCACACCCCCGGTTGACCTTCACGGGGGCCCCTCACCCCTCCACGTCCCAGATGTGGAGCCTAGAGCCCTGTCCAGCAACAGAGTCCAGCCCCTGCAGGCCCTCTCCAGCCCCCAGCGTAGACACACTGTCCACTGAGAACTTCAAACCACCCACAAGCCAGAGCCCCAAAGTAACCTCTCCACCTACCCAGACTCCACACTCAGCCTCTGACCCCACTGTGACCCCTGACCTCCACCTGTCCCCTATGGCCCCCCCCTTGGATCAACCTCCCCCTGACCGCTTCACCCTAGGGCCAACTCCTGGTCAGAGCCCAGGCCCCCTTGGCCCATGTGAAGCCCCAGTGCCACCTGTAAGGGTCATGGCTTGTGATCCGCCTGCCCTGGTAGAGCTGGTGGCCGCTGTGAGGGATGTGGGTAGCCAGCTACAGAGGCTGACACAGGCTCTGGAGCGGGACCAGCAGGAGCGCCACGCCCTGGGACTGGGGTTGACCCAGCTGGTGGAGGCTGCCCAGGGTCTGGGGCAGCTGGGTGAGGTTGTAAAGAGACTGGCAGAGGTGGCCTGGCCCCCCAGCACACCTGCACCAACCACTACTAccccagaggaggaagagaggcctcTGCGGGGAGATGTGTGA